The Zingiber officinale cultivar Zhangliang chromosome 10A, Zo_v1.1, whole genome shotgun sequence genome contains a region encoding:
- the LOC122026492 gene encoding mitogen-activated protein kinase 4-like, with amino-acid sequence MAMLSNNLPADFGNKEEMRSYTISNTLFEIDAKYAPMKLLGEGAYGVVCSSINRETSEKVAIKKIRNVFEDRIDALRTLREMKLLGKIKHENVIEMKDIMLPSTKRSFVDVYLVFELMDTDLERIIRSPQPLSDEQCQCFIFQLLRGLKYLHSANVIHRDLKPGNLLVNSDCELKIGDFGLARTKSPRGEGMNGYVVTRWYRAPELLVCSDSYDAAIDMWSVGCIFAAILGRKPLFPGTDSAHQLELILNTLGVNHDADDFDFVTYQPIRDYIDSLPDSPGVPFASMFPDANPLAVDLLKKLLVFNPAKRINATEALKHPYMAQLYDPLLDPAAKGPIDLGFDDDLGEDKIREMIWEETLCYRPGKAAL; translated from the exons ATGGCTATGCTTTCAAATAATCTCCCCGCCGATTTCGGGAACAAAGAAGAAATGAGATCTTACACCATCTCAAACACACTTTTCGAGATCGATGCCAAGTATGCGCCTATGAAGCTCCTTGGAGAAGGCGCTTATGGCGTCGTTTGCTCATCCATCAACCGCGAAACAAGCGAGAAAGTCGCCATTAAGAAAATAAGGAATGTCTTCGAAGATCGCATCGATGCGCTGAGGACTCTTCGGGAGATGAAGCTTTTGGGGAAAATCAAGCACGAAAACGTCATTGAGATGAAGGATATCATGCTGCCTTCCACCAAGAGATCATTCGTCGACGTTTATCTTGTCTTTGAGCTCATGGATACTGATCTGGAGCGAATCATCAGATCACCTCAGCCACTTTCCGACGAACAGTGTCAATGCTTCATTTTTCAG TTGCTTCGAGGACTGAAGTATCTCCACTCGGCGAACGTAATTCACAGGGACTTGAAGCCAGGGAACCTTCTGGTCAACAGTGATTGTGAACTTAAGATTGGCGATTTCGGACTGGCTCGCACTAAAAGTCCGAGGGGTGAAGGAATGAACGGCTACGTCGTCACGCGTTGGTATCGTGCGCCGGAGTTGCTCGTTTGCTCTGATAGCTACGACGCTGCCATTGATATGTGGTCAGTTGGATGCATCTTCGCTGCGATACTCGGGCGCAAACCTCTCTTTCCGGGCACTGACAGTGCCCACCAGCTCGAGCTCATTCTCAACACTCTCGGCGTTAACCATGATGCTGATGATTTCGACTTCGTCACTTACCAGCCAATTCGAGACTACATCGACTCGCTCCCGGATAGTCCAGGCGTTCCCTTCGCCAGTATGTTCCCCGATGCCAATCCACTGGCCGTCGACTTGCTGAAGAAGCTGCTCGTTTTTAATCCGGCAAAGAGAATCAATGCTACGGAGGCATTAAAGCACCCTTATATGGCTCAGTTGTATGACCCTCTGCTCGACCCCGCTGCCAAGGGCCCCATTGATCTTGGCTTCGATGATGATCTCGGGGAAGACAAGATCAGAGAGATGATATGGGAGGAGACGCTCTGCTATCGCCCGGGAAAAGCTGCTCTCTGA